In Streptomyces sp. NBC_01551, one DNA window encodes the following:
- a CDS encoding HNH endonuclease, whose translation MAVSKRLRYEVLRRDNHTCRYCGASAPDVPLRVDHVTPVALGGTDTPDNLVTSCEPCNSGKSSATVDSALVKNVADDALRWAAAMQQAADNLLEQEKPKLEYRVAFLKEWNRWGYGEGDDRKAIELPGDWKPSVERFRVAGLPAWVWGEIIDTAMGYDKVLDPNKFKYCCGIAWNKVSVLQDGARRIVGATRPPAHLDMRQAVLEAAFAVWHCGLSDGEDAPTPKQVDEFRESLAGLTEADLTDPELIVQAAQYATYFGMSNFAEARRDMDHDAVTRAWNSAWPTTWVPGDEEWGGKIVGGPTDIQRKWVREQIGNLLDAEINVHRLVRAASHAGTHKSARIYHGLSDSELEVTGVSGWQSKAAELWRVAYTASTMVEPTVEETARFFKGLRGVVSLGEFYLADIYQAASAAGCYQDPDLVPCLTQHLSVFEAAALPVRDEG comes from the coding sequence ATGGCCGTCTCCAAACGCCTCCGATACGAAGTCCTCCGCCGGGACAACCACACCTGCCGATACTGCGGCGCCTCCGCGCCCGACGTCCCACTGCGCGTCGACCATGTCACCCCCGTTGCGCTTGGCGGCACGGACACCCCCGACAACCTCGTCACGAGCTGCGAGCCCTGCAACAGCGGGAAGAGCTCCGCCACCGTCGACAGCGCCCTGGTCAAGAACGTCGCCGACGACGCCCTCCGTTGGGCCGCCGCCATGCAGCAGGCCGCCGACAACCTTCTCGAACAGGAGAAGCCCAAGCTCGAGTACCGCGTCGCATTCCTGAAGGAGTGGAACCGCTGGGGCTACGGCGAAGGCGACGACCGCAAAGCCATCGAGCTGCCTGGCGACTGGAAGCCAAGCGTCGAACGCTTTCGAGTCGCGGGACTGCCCGCCTGGGTCTGGGGCGAGATCATCGACACCGCCATGGGCTACGACAAGGTCCTCGACCCCAACAAGTTCAAGTACTGCTGCGGCATTGCGTGGAACAAAGTCAGCGTCCTACAGGACGGAGCCCGGCGGATCGTCGGTGCCACCCGGCCGCCCGCCCATCTCGACATGCGTCAAGCGGTGCTCGAGGCAGCGTTTGCGGTGTGGCACTGCGGTTTGAGCGACGGCGAGGACGCCCCGACCCCCAAACAGGTCGACGAGTTCCGCGAAAGCCTCGCAGGCCTTACTGAGGCCGATCTGACGGATCCCGAGCTGATCGTTCAGGCCGCTCAGTACGCCACCTACTTCGGGATGAGCAATTTTGCCGAAGCACGGCGGGACATGGACCACGACGCGGTCACCCGCGCATGGAACTCAGCATGGCCAACTACGTGGGTCCCGGGTGATGAAGAATGGGGCGGCAAGATCGTCGGTGGCCCCACGGACATACAGCGCAAGTGGGTCAGGGAGCAGATCGGCAACCTCCTCGACGCCGAGATCAACGTGCACCGCCTCGTGCGGGCGGCCAGTCACGCGGGGACGCACAAGTCGGCTCGGATATATCACGGACTGTCCGACTCCGAACTTGAGGTGACAGGGGTCAGTGGTTGGCAGTCGAAGGCTGCCGAACTCTGGCGCGTCGCCTACACAGCGTCAACCATGGTCGAGCCGACGGTGGAGGAAACCGCCAGGTTCTTCAAAGGCCTCCGGGGCGTCGTATCGCTCGGCGAGTTCTACCTGGCCGACATCTACCAGGCGGCATCCGCTGCCGGCTGCTACCAAGATCCGGACCTGGTCCCCTGCCTCACGCAGCACCTGTCCGTGTTCGAGGCAGCGGCACTACCCGTCCGGGATGAGGGCTGA
- a CDS encoding DUF5655 domain-containing protein: MTVDLRVLSVGTCDKGALSLKLFYTKDGVTEVMQRLAEAEADVQSLVEGAMEAMLGARFLASEYSTGPAHGGRIDSLGLDENGAPVIIEYKRATDPGVLSQGLFYMAWLMDHRTEFQALVRERLGMTAASQILWSAPRMILIAGDFTRYDLHAVREHRHSIDLVRYRLYGEHHIGLETVASSQGKVPQRRRRRSDDGSVPVRRASEAMADLAMAVDQALLGLGGDVAKIQRQTYDAYRRLHNFACVTSRQDKVLAYLKAAPTTVDLAPGFTRDVTGLGHHGTGDLEVQLRSDKDLERAMELFRLSYDAAA, from the coding sequence ATGACTGTCGACCTGCGGGTGTTATCCGTCGGCACGTGTGACAAGGGGGCGTTGAGTCTGAAGCTGTTCTACACGAAGGACGGCGTGACCGAGGTCATGCAGAGGTTGGCCGAAGCTGAGGCCGATGTACAGAGCCTGGTCGAGGGAGCGATGGAGGCGATGCTCGGAGCGCGATTCCTTGCCTCCGAGTACAGCACCGGACCCGCGCACGGTGGACGCATTGACTCGCTGGGGCTCGACGAGAACGGTGCTCCGGTGATCATCGAGTACAAGCGCGCCACCGACCCCGGCGTGCTGTCGCAAGGGCTTTTCTACATGGCCTGGTTGATGGACCACCGCACCGAGTTCCAGGCGTTGGTCCGCGAGCGTCTCGGGATGACGGCGGCGTCGCAGATTCTGTGGAGCGCGCCCCGGATGATCCTGATCGCCGGCGACTTCACCCGCTACGACCTGCACGCCGTGCGGGAGCACCGCCACTCGATCGACCTGGTCCGCTACCGGCTGTACGGGGAGCACCACATTGGCCTGGAGACCGTCGCCTCGTCGCAGGGCAAAGTGCCGCAGCGCCGCCGACGCCGAAGCGACGATGGGTCTGTACCCGTTCGTCGCGCGAGCGAGGCGATGGCGGACCTGGCGATGGCCGTGGACCAGGCGCTGTTGGGGCTTGGCGGGGACGTGGCGAAGATCCAGCGCCAGACGTACGACGCGTACCGGCGGCTGCACAACTTCGCCTGCGTCACGAGCCGCCAAGACAAGGTCCTCGCGTACCTGAAGGCGGCGCCGACCACTGTCGATCTTGCGCCGGGATTCACCAGGGACGTGACGGGGCTTGGGCATCACGGCACCGGCGACCTGGAGGTCCAGCTGCGCTCGGACAAAGACCTCGAACGAGCGATGGAGCTGTTCCGGCTGTCCTACGACGCGGCGGCCTAG
- a CDS encoding CHAT domain-containing protein — MRTVVAFEQRGKRTLMKLAVCPVKIPDIGKLEYTTLPAVPADRPPSLAEYGAALRALMSQHPPVAKGLDNAFAQQIGTASPLYFHMVSTPADAVPWEHLYDGERFCALSRWPIGRIARIQQDVDPCGFVPPLRIVAVLSAAGRDGTAQLTGLLNAARTGDARALGVHLHIISAQEELLAVARAAEEEEAQRAEGQADRPVITVQALPGTEPGLTSCITAARPHILHLLGHGGIRANEPVFSFATVADYAAQKVGKPAGIGSLLLSAEDLACVLKACAPWLVVLGGCQTAAAVQTRPLAHELVSLGIPAAVGMRRTVSLGVADRFCKTFYPAVVSTILTAVQDGEVPVIEWAAALTPPRKVLAGSDPERTDAWTYPVLYVQHSPFRVHPGSFRKVEFLGYLKFWEEYRDSLPDTTPPRVRDYVETRIAQTQARIAAEP, encoded by the coding sequence ATGCGCACAGTCGTGGCCTTCGAACAGCGAGGCAAGCGCACACTGATGAAGCTGGCCGTCTGCCCGGTGAAGATCCCGGACATCGGCAAGCTGGAGTACACAACTCTGCCCGCCGTCCCCGCAGACCGCCCGCCCTCGCTGGCGGAGTACGGAGCGGCCCTCCGTGCACTAATGTCACAGCACCCACCGGTGGCAAAAGGCCTGGATAACGCGTTTGCCCAGCAGATCGGCACCGCCAGCCCGCTCTACTTCCACATGGTCTCCACCCCTGCCGACGCGGTGCCGTGGGAGCACCTTTATGACGGGGAACGATTCTGCGCCCTCAGCAGGTGGCCCATCGGGCGGATCGCACGGATCCAGCAGGACGTGGACCCCTGCGGCTTCGTGCCACCGCTGCGCATCGTCGCGGTGCTCTCCGCCGCAGGGCGGGACGGCACGGCACAACTGACCGGGCTGCTGAACGCGGCCAGGACCGGTGACGCGAGAGCGCTCGGGGTGCACCTCCACATCATCAGCGCGCAGGAGGAACTCCTGGCAGTCGCAAGGGCTGCCGAAGAGGAGGAGGCACAACGGGCCGAGGGCCAGGCTGACCGGCCGGTGATCACCGTCCAGGCGCTGCCGGGCACCGAACCGGGTCTCACCAGCTGTATCACGGCGGCCAGACCGCACATCCTGCACCTGCTCGGCCACGGCGGGATCAGGGCCAACGAGCCTGTGTTCTCGTTCGCCACGGTGGCGGACTACGCTGCGCAGAAGGTCGGCAAGCCGGCTGGTATAGGCTCACTCCTGCTTTCGGCGGAGGACCTCGCGTGCGTCCTCAAGGCGTGTGCGCCGTGGCTGGTGGTCCTGGGCGGTTGCCAGACCGCGGCCGCCGTGCAAACGCGGCCCCTGGCCCATGAACTGGTCTCCCTCGGCATACCGGCAGCGGTCGGTATGCGCCGAACGGTGAGCCTCGGCGTCGCCGACCGGTTCTGCAAAACGTTCTACCCGGCGGTGGTGTCCACCATCCTGACCGCGGTCCAAGACGGTGAAGTTCCGGTGATCGAGTGGGCGGCGGCCCTGACCCCACCGCGCAAAGTGCTCGCCGGGTCCGATCCGGAGCGGACCGATGCGTGGACCTATCCCGTGCTCTACGTACAGCACAGCCCGTTCCGAGTGCATCCCGGCTCGTTCCGCAAGGTCGAATTCCTCGGCTACCTCAAGTTCTGGGAGGAGTACCGCGACAGCCTCCCGGACACCACCCCACCCCGGGTGAGGGACTACGTGGAGACGCGGATTGCGCAGACCCAGGCGCGCATCGCCGCGGAGCCATGA
- a CDS encoding ATP-binding protein, which produces MSVQVETMPYRHVLDVPARGSAVRIARETTELVLVECGVGLRHPSVGPALLILAELVTNAVRHAAVTSPIITVTYAHGPGAFAFAVHDRHPYQPALFGALATAPGSGLAMVVEMTMELGGTAVVRADADGRGKAIWITLPL; this is translated from the coding sequence GTGAGCGTCCAGGTCGAGACGATGCCCTACCGGCACGTGCTGGACGTGCCGGCCAGGGGCTCGGCCGTCCGCATCGCCCGCGAGACCACCGAACTCGTCCTAGTCGAATGCGGGGTGGGCCTTCGCCACCCGAGCGTCGGCCCGGCGCTGCTGATCCTGGCCGAACTGGTCACCAACGCCGTCCGCCACGCCGCCGTGACGTCCCCGATCATCACCGTCACCTACGCGCACGGGCCGGGGGCGTTCGCGTTCGCCGTCCACGACCGCCACCCCTACCAGCCCGCCCTGTTCGGGGCGCTCGCCACCGCCCCGGGCAGCGGCCTGGCCATGGTGGTCGAAATGACGATGGAGCTCGGCGGCACCGCCGTCGTACGGGCGGACGCGGACGGGCGCGGCAAGGCCATCTGGATCACCCTTCCCCTGTGA
- a CDS encoding alkylphosphonate utilization protein, whose translation MSDIIFKDSNGTVLEDGDSVTLTKDLKVKGTSETLKRGTLVKNIRLTSRPGEVECNTRKVKGLVLKTEFLKKA comes from the coding sequence ATGAGCGACATCATCTTCAAGGACTCCAACGGCACCGTCCTGGAGGACGGGGACTCGGTCACCCTGACCAAGGACCTGAAAGTCAAGGGGACCTCCGAGACCCTCAAGCGCGGCACCCTGGTCAAGAACATCCGCCTCACCTCCCGCCCGGGCGAGGTCGAGTGCAACACGAGGAAGGTCAAGGGCCTGGTCCTGAAGACCGAGTTCCTCAAGAAGGCCTGA
- a CDS encoding NAD-dependent epimerase/dehydratase family protein translates to MVARRSGTAQALQLAPRGTHNVLEAAKCNGIGRVVPAGSNLMTGFYPTQHLTGPQEPVHPDGLYGVNKVAVEALGRLYADKCGPSAVFLRIGSFEQAPTEPRHLATWPSPRDTVGYVKAVLTATASIRASP, encoded by the coding sequence GTGGTGGCACGGCGTAGCGGGACGGCTCAGGCTCTGCAACTCGCTCCGCGGGGCACGCACAACGTCCTGGAAGCCGCCAAGTGCAACGGAATCGGGCGGGTGGTGCCGGCCGGCAGCAACCTCATGACCGGCTTCTACCCGACGCAGCACCTCACCGGGCCACAGGAGCCCGTACACCCGGACGGCCTGTACGGGGTGAACAAGGTCGCGGTCGAGGCTCTGGGGCGCCTGTACGCGGACAAGTGCGGGCCGTCCGCCGTCTTCCTGCGCATCGGCAGCTTCGAGCAGGCACCCACCGAGCCCCGCCACCTGGCGACGTGGCCGAGTCCACGCGACACCGTCGGCTACGTCAAAGCCGTGCTCACAGCGACTGCGTCGATCCGGGCTTCACCCTGA
- a CDS encoding helix-turn-helix transcriptional regulator — translation MSAPLYQLKAEFFKTLGHPVRIRVLELLSVREHAVAEMLPEVGVEAASLSQQLAVLRKANLVITRREGSNVYYSLTHPQIAELLRVARGILSGVLEGQAELLADLKASRHA, via the coding sequence GTGAGCGCACCGCTGTACCAGCTGAAGGCGGAGTTCTTCAAAACGCTGGGGCACCCGGTCCGCATCCGCGTCCTGGAACTCCTCTCCGTACGCGAGCACGCGGTAGCCGAGATGCTCCCCGAGGTCGGAGTGGAGGCCGCGAGCCTCTCCCAACAGCTCGCCGTCCTGCGCAAGGCCAACCTGGTGATCACCCGCCGGGAGGGCTCGAACGTGTACTACAGCCTCACGCACCCCCAGATCGCCGAGCTCCTGCGGGTCGCCCGCGGCATCCTCTCCGGCGTCCTGGAAGGCCAGGCCGAACTCCTGGCCGACCTCAAGGCCAGCCGCCACGCCTGA
- a CDS encoding STAS domain-containing protein, which yields MTIEWRYTTRQDLGVLSLAGYLGADATDRFTGAIGWALARGTGPVILDLTGLLGWSAGGQIAVARAAHRLAESGRRLELAAIPADGSLVPDATCPPVPVHCDLAAALAAHGAHGTIKQWTTDDWPTPQSPEAPALT from the coding sequence ATGACGATCGAATGGCGCTACACCACCCGCCAGGACCTGGGCGTGCTGTCCCTGGCCGGGTATCTCGGCGCGGACGCCACCGACCGGTTCACCGGCGCCATCGGCTGGGCGCTCGCGAGGGGCACCGGCCCGGTCATCCTGGACCTGACCGGTCTGCTGGGCTGGTCGGCCGGCGGGCAGATCGCCGTTGCCCGGGCCGCCCACCGCCTCGCCGAGAGCGGGCGCCGACTCGAGCTCGCCGCGATACCGGCGGACGGCTCCCTTGTCCCGGACGCGACCTGTCCGCCCGTCCCGGTCCACTGCGACCTCGCCGCCGCGCTTGCCGCTCACGGAGCCCACGGGACGATCAAGCAGTGGACCACTGATGACTGGCCCACTCCGCAGTCCCCTGAGGCACCCGCCCTCACCTGA
- a CDS encoding DUF6126 family protein yields MTDNLPERDTAAEHEKWKEKGVAMRAFFYIFGTHVFAGFIWLLFYLGQHAQK; encoded by the coding sequence ATGACGGACAACCTGCCCGAGAGAGACACGGCGGCGGAGCACGAGAAGTGGAAAGAGAAGGGCGTTGCGATGCGGGCCTTCTTCTACATCTTCGGCACGCACGTGTTCGCCGGGTTCATCTGGTTGCTGTTCTACCTGGGGCAGCACGCCCAGAAGTGA
- a CDS encoding ATP-binding protein, whose product MSEASVMARHPSGQSAVEALKHVWTVPLVPGSVRAARERSERSLVLFGLESSCALFGAVLLVVSELVANAVRHAQDSPDAEVTLHMAEHLLVVSVEDLDPRPITLADAGRTSGQGLRTVADLARTFGGDVRIEPSSGGHGKTVVVRFILPEGTP is encoded by the coding sequence GTGTCCGAGGCGTCGGTGATGGCCCGGCACCCCAGCGGGCAATCGGCCGTCGAGGCGCTCAAGCACGTGTGGACGGTGCCGCTGGTGCCGGGTTCCGTGCGGGCCGCGCGCGAGCGCAGCGAACGGTCCCTGGTCCTCTTCGGCCTGGAGAGCTCCTGCGCGCTCTTCGGCGCCGTGCTCCTGGTGGTCAGCGAGCTGGTGGCCAACGCCGTCCGGCACGCTCAGGACTCCCCGGATGCGGAGGTGACTCTCCACATGGCCGAGCACCTGCTCGTGGTCTCGGTCGAGGACCTGGACCCGCGCCCGATAACGCTGGCCGATGCTGGTCGGACCTCCGGGCAGGGGCTGCGCACGGTGGCTGACCTGGCGCGCACGTTCGGCGGCGACGTCCGTATCGAGCCTTCCTCCGGCGGGCACGGCAAAACGGTGGTCGTCCGCTTCATCCTGCCGGAAGGCACACCGTGA
- a CDS encoding DEAD/DEAH box helicase: MERTLDPEVLASALGEYRVGGVLPRADDLLAAMTELEVAAFRGEREIEDETLATAWFLHGLAALDPDTPGYDAVRVRQAFATSAHLMDLALGDERRPAVERLQIAFAAQAGYRRSEQDPNATAVYRQARPLIDHIGELRLHIGTLAVEAGVVFLGFDRPELGRALRAWRRQLRGVRAVMRRESLTGTMYGPAEAVVEAVFHLYQFLGFGEEQDLLAAQRLLLDVMTETAGRGDRLARWVAAHLFQLSGEMSASSLYRLLPPGTPPAVARSFALSRPPVMTLWPPQRQLLKLERGNPLDPATSRSLISVPTSAGKTLMAQLVICSHLAQRPGRVVYVSPMRSLGREMRSALRGRLRVLGRRLAAEQPEFPLGTWASSAESDGGDVEIVTPERLMHMIRNNPGEALADVGLVVVDEAHHLGQGRRGFVLESLLALLQARSDIRLVLLSAAVGNKGDIASWLDPQRPEREVYFTDTWRGPRRMHGLMYPNLMAEQAELAERLPTTKHPSPVLATVPVETLLAVRPTASSTIARLTTGEVGTRRFAGPEGRWNARTRLQGGIADYKVFAAGAAELTDSGSVLMVVGTRREARDAALAIADRLPERPETAALTDYLADTLGEEHPLVRCTRHGVAYHHGALPEDVLHAVEGALRRDDLLAIASTSTLTDGVNLPVRTVIIHHKVEGDPLTYEGQRALSPAELLNAIGRAGRAGRESEGWIFLTRPYPPRTTEFDTFNPDSEQLSVVSTLLTSEALADLAAAEDALRQDADGVFALADGVAADFASFVWLVLHLHAASPASQGGPLDALDALFALSQTGNGRTTSRWLTLSDQVATVFDRTDPALAGRWAGTGTSLGSARYLDWLAKHLAVLLNRHTVDDAAGTAGGDWRTEPAEWPLQRTLDFLTEHQVFDRLLEHLPEVTKTWSFKDKETRGTQMSVPIAPALREWISGTPIPDLARSWQSDIPAAWALEQAVRNISTAFGHALSWTVGALINLVNTSPTLSPGAPRLNTHTAWHIRHGVDTEQALTLLTSGVTSRRIAHLLGRDAARLGHRSADLRRWTAQHHIDGWAQQYGASDYEIQDLLDYVRTPSDPINRLLDDRATTTPLTRLVPGTPDGPVDVARPSERHPTIRVGRDRSRVATVPADRHLDVLAMLDSGLELDHRLHNGQLITTRRSR, translated from the coding sequence GTGGAGCGCACTCTAGACCCGGAGGTGCTCGCGTCCGCGCTCGGCGAGTACCGGGTGGGCGGGGTGCTGCCCCGCGCGGACGACCTGCTAGCGGCGATGACCGAGTTGGAGGTCGCGGCGTTCCGCGGTGAGCGGGAGATCGAGGACGAGACGCTCGCTACCGCGTGGTTTCTGCACGGCCTCGCCGCACTCGACCCGGATACTCCCGGCTACGACGCGGTACGCGTGCGGCAGGCCTTCGCCACCAGCGCGCACCTAATGGACCTCGCCCTGGGCGACGAACGGCGACCGGCGGTCGAACGGCTCCAGATCGCCTTCGCCGCGCAGGCCGGATACCGGCGCAGCGAGCAGGACCCGAACGCCACCGCCGTCTACCGACAGGCCCGTCCTCTCATCGACCACATCGGTGAACTCCGCCTGCACATCGGCACCCTGGCTGTGGAGGCCGGCGTGGTCTTTCTCGGCTTCGACCGGCCTGAGCTGGGCCGGGCGCTGCGGGCGTGGCGGCGGCAGCTGCGCGGGGTGCGGGCAGTGATGCGCCGCGAGTCCCTGACCGGGACCATGTACGGGCCGGCAGAGGCCGTCGTGGAGGCGGTCTTCCATCTGTACCAGTTCCTGGGGTTCGGCGAGGAGCAGGATCTGCTGGCCGCACAGCGGCTGCTACTGGACGTGATGACGGAGACGGCCGGCCGGGGTGACCGGCTGGCGCGGTGGGTCGCCGCGCACCTGTTCCAGCTGAGCGGGGAGATGTCGGCCAGCAGCCTCTACCGGCTACTCCCCCCGGGGACTCCCCCGGCAGTGGCGCGAAGCTTCGCGCTGTCGAGGCCGCCGGTGATGACGCTCTGGCCGCCGCAGCGCCAGCTCCTGAAGCTGGAGCGCGGAAACCCGCTCGATCCGGCGACGTCACGCAGCCTGATCAGCGTGCCGACCAGCGCGGGCAAGACGCTTATGGCCCAGCTGGTGATCTGCTCGCACCTGGCGCAGCGCCCCGGGCGCGTTGTGTACGTGTCGCCGATGCGCAGTCTCGGGCGGGAGATGCGCTCGGCGCTGCGAGGCCGACTGCGGGTGCTCGGGCGGCGCCTGGCGGCGGAGCAGCCGGAGTTCCCACTAGGCACCTGGGCCTCGTCAGCCGAGTCGGACGGTGGGGACGTGGAGATCGTCACCCCCGAGCGGCTCATGCACATGATCCGCAACAACCCTGGCGAGGCGCTGGCCGACGTCGGGCTGGTCGTGGTCGACGAGGCCCACCACCTGGGCCAGGGGAGGCGCGGCTTCGTGCTGGAGAGCCTGCTCGCGCTGCTGCAGGCCCGCAGCGACATCCGGCTGGTGCTGCTGTCCGCGGCCGTCGGCAACAAGGGCGACATCGCCTCGTGGCTCGACCCGCAGCGCCCCGAGCGGGAGGTCTACTTCACCGACACTTGGCGAGGCCCGCGCCGGATGCACGGCCTCATGTACCCGAACCTGATGGCTGAGCAGGCCGAGCTGGCGGAGCGGCTGCCGACGACGAAGCATCCCTCGCCAGTGCTCGCCACCGTGCCGGTCGAGACCCTCCTCGCCGTCCGGCCGACCGCCTCCTCTACCATCGCCCGGCTGACCACCGGCGAGGTGGGCACGCGGCGCTTCGCCGGCCCCGAAGGTCGGTGGAACGCCCGGACCCGTCTTCAGGGCGGGATCGCCGACTACAAGGTCTTCGCCGCCGGCGCTGCGGAGCTCACCGACTCCGGCAGCGTCCTGATGGTCGTCGGCACCAGGCGCGAGGCCCGTGACGCGGCGCTCGCCATCGCCGACCGCCTGCCCGAGCGACCCGAGACCGCGGCCCTGACCGACTACCTTGCCGACACCCTCGGCGAGGAGCACCCGCTGGTGCGCTGCACCCGGCACGGCGTCGCCTACCACCACGGCGCCCTGCCCGAGGACGTCCTGCACGCCGTCGAGGGTGCGCTGCGCCGCGACGATCTCCTGGCGATCGCCAGCACCAGCACCCTCACCGACGGCGTCAACCTGCCCGTGCGCACCGTCATCATCCACCACAAGGTCGAGGGCGACCCGCTCACCTACGAGGGCCAGCGCGCCCTGTCCCCTGCCGAACTCCTCAACGCGATTGGCCGCGCCGGGCGGGCCGGCCGGGAAAGCGAGGGCTGGATCTTCCTGACCCGTCCCTACCCGCCCCGCACCACCGAGTTCGACACCTTCAACCCCGACTCGGAGCAGTTGAGCGTCGTCTCCACGCTGCTGACCAGCGAGGCCCTCGCCGATCTCGCCGCAGCCGAGGACGCCCTGCGGCAGGACGCAGACGGAGTCTTCGCGCTGGCGGACGGCGTCGCCGCGGACTTCGCCTCGTTCGTCTGGCTCGTCCTGCACCTCCACGCTGCCTCGCCGGCGTCGCAGGGCGGACCCCTCGACGCCCTGGACGCGCTGTTCGCCCTGTCCCAGACCGGCAACGGGCGGACCACCAGCCGGTGGCTCACCCTCTCGGACCAGGTCGCGACTGTGTTCGATCGCACCGACCCCGCCCTAGCCGGCCGGTGGGCTGGGACCGGCACCAGCCTGGGGTCGGCCCGCTACCTCGACTGGCTCGCGAAGCACCTGGCCGTGCTGCTCAACCGGCACACGGTGGACGACGCCGCCGGAACCGCTGGGGGCGACTGGCGCACTGAACCGGCGGAGTGGCCGCTGCAGCGCACCCTCGACTTCCTCACCGAGCACCAGGTTTTCGACCGTCTGCTCGAGCACCTCCCGGAAGTCACCAAGACCTGGAGCTTCAAGGACAAGGAGACCCGGGGCACGCAGATGAGCGTCCCGATCGCCCCCGCGCTCCGCGAGTGGATCTCCGGCACCCCGATCCCCGACCTCGCCCGCTCCTGGCAGTCCGATATTCCCGCCGCGTGGGCGCTCGAACAGGCGGTACGCAACATCAGCACCGCCTTCGGGCACGCCCTGAGCTGGACTGTTGGCGCCCTGATCAACCTGGTCAACACCAGCCCCACGCTCTCCCCCGGCGCTCCCAGGCTGAACACGCACACCGCCTGGCACATCCGGCACGGCGTCGACACCGAACAGGCCCTGACCCTCCTCACCTCTGGAGTCACCTCTCGGCGCATCGCTCACCTCCTCGGCCGCGACGCCGCCCGTCTCGGGCACCGCTCAGCCGACCTCCGACGGTGGACTGCCCAACACCACATCGATGGCTGGGCGCAGCAGTACGGGGCGAGCGACTACGAAATCCAGGACCTCCTCGACTACGTTCGCACTCCCTCCGACCCGATCAACCGGCTTCTCGACGACCGCGCCACCACCACTCCGCTGACCCGGCTGGTACCGGGGACTCCCGACGGCCCGGTCGACGTCGCACGGCCCAGTGAGCGCCACCCAACCATCCGCGTCGGCCGCGACCGGAGCCGGGTGGCGACCGTGCCGGCCGACCGCCACCTCGACGTCCTCGCGATGCTCGATAGCGGTCTCGAACTCGACCACCGCCTCCACAACGGGCAACTCATCACCACCCGCCGCAGCCGGTAG
- a CDS encoding pyridoxamine 5'-phosphate oxidase family protein: MTVPADLRMIEVSGTEALWLLEGSAQGRLVYIQREVAVVRPAAHVVEYGRLVVRAPVQAATIPGRALLTYQVDEIRSLAGTGWTVSAHGPADVIADPDEAAHYRRTLPGWAHGPHDTLLRLRPQQVSGFRLARTVNGAGR; encoded by the coding sequence ATGACCGTCCCCGCCGACCTACGCATGATCGAGGTCTCCGGCACCGAAGCCCTATGGCTCCTCGAAGGCTCCGCCCAAGGCCGACTCGTCTACATCCAGCGGGAGGTGGCCGTCGTCCGCCCCGCCGCACACGTCGTGGAGTACGGACGCCTCGTCGTCCGCGCCCCCGTACAAGCCGCCACCATCCCCGGCCGGGCACTGCTGACCTACCAGGTCGATGAGATCCGGAGCCTGGCCGGGACCGGCTGGACGGTCAGCGCCCACGGCCCGGCCGATGTCATCGCCGACCCCGACGAGGCCGCCCACTACCGGCGCACCCTGCCCGGCTGGGCCCACGGCCCCCATGACACACTGCTGCGCCTGCGCCCGCAGCAGGTGTCCGGGTTCCGCCTGGCCCGCACCGTGAACGGGGCGGGCCGGTGA